From a region of the Tursiops truncatus isolate mTurTru1 chromosome 2, mTurTru1.mat.Y, whole genome shotgun sequence genome:
- the USP50 gene encoding ubiquitin carboxyl-terminal hydrolase 50 isoform X4: protein MASQQPFTADDFGIYCVLTECTDHYDPFPVNEADENQPHFQGVTGLQNLGNTCYMNAILQCLCSISPLVEYFLSGKYITALQKDCSEVATAFAYVMTDMWLGDSDCVSPEIFWSAFGKLYPAFMKKTQQDAQEFLIYVLNELHETLKKYHRRRSYEKRSIPRSCRKMIANESSIITRLFEGQLNYSIICLKCENCTYKNEVFTVLSLPIPSKYECSLQDCLQCFFQQDTLAWDNQIYCSFCETKQETAVKANISKAPKIIVFHLKRFDILGTMKRKLRTDIHYPLTNLDLTPYICPIFRKHPKYNLCAVVMQRTSS from the exons ATGGCTTCACAACAGCCTTTCACTGCAGATGACTTCGGTATCTACTGTGTCCT CACAGAGTGCACAGATCACTATGACCCCTTTCCAGTTAATGAGGCTGATGAGAACCAGCCCCATTTCCAGGGCGTGACTGGTCTGCAGAACCTGGGCAACACATGCTACATGAATGCCATCTTACAGTGTCTCTGCAGCATCTCACCGCTGGTGGAATACTTTCTCTCTGGAAAGTACATTACCGCTCTTCAAAA GGATTGCAGTGAGGTTGCCACTGCTTTTGCCTACGTGATGACAGACATGTGGCTTGGAGACTCTGACTGTGTCTCACCAGAAATATTTTGGTCAGCTTTTGGCAAACTCTACCCAGCATTTATGAAAAAGACGCAGCAAGATGCTCAGGAATTCTTGATTTATGTCCTGAATGAACTTCATGAAACTCTGAAAAAG TACCACCGAAGAAGATCATATGAAAAAAGATCTATTCCGAGATCCTGCAGGAAGATGATTGCCAACGAGTCCTCCATCATCACCCGGCTGTTTGAAGGGCAGCTCAATTATAGCATCATATGTTTAAAGTGTGAGAACTGTACCTACAAGAATGAAGTCTTCAccgtcctctccctccccattccATCCAAATACGAGTGCTCTCTTCAG GACTGTCTCCAGTGTTTTTTTCAACAAGACACACTGGCCTGGGACAACCAAATTTACTGTTCCTTTTGCGAAACCAAGCAAGAAACAGCTGTGAAGGCCAATATTTCTAAAGCACCAAAAATAATTGTCTTTCACTTAAAAAG GTTTGACATTCTGGGTACaatgaaaaggaaactgaggacagATATTCATTACCCGCTCACTAACTTGGACCTTACTCCTTACATTTGTCCAATTTTTCGGAAACATCCTAAATATAACCTCTGTGCAGTGGTG